One region of Mustelus asterias unplaced genomic scaffold, sMusAst1.hap1.1 HAP1_SCAFFOLD_129, whole genome shotgun sequence genomic DNA includes:
- the LOC144484817 gene encoding LOW QUALITY PROTEIN: uncharacterized protein LOC144484817 (The sequence of the model RefSeq protein was modified relative to this genomic sequence to represent the inferred CDS: inserted 1 base in 1 codon) encodes MGKPWKCGDCGKGFRSPSELETHRRSHTGERPFTCYQCGKRFTNSSDLLTHQRVHTGERPFTCSDCGKKFSISSNRVRHRRVHSGERPFTCSVCGKRCRDSSTLLVHQQVHTKERLFTCSECGKGFTRLSSLQRHHRVHTGERPFTCSECGKGFRDSSDLLAHQRVHTGERPFICSVCGKGFGDSSTLLTHQRVHTGERPFTCSNCGKGFTQLANLLRHQQIHSGDGERPFTCSECEKRFSDLPTLLTHQRVHTGEKPFTCSVCGKRFNRSSNLLTHQRVHTGEKPFTCSVCGKGFTQSSHLLRHAFDIQILKNHVTLSDPETFGLNHPSADILEKEFTLNYFEYTRHKQTIHVLCVWTKLQLIINMERHDDTDTTEKPWICGDCGKAFTCPSKLETHRRTHTGERPFTCSICGKDFTQSSNLALHQRVHTGEKPFSCPLCGKRFIQSYNLALHRRVHTGERPFTCSVCGKGFINFSNLVAHQRVHSGEKPFSCTDCGMSFRLSSXLLKHQRVHTGERPFSCTDCGKSFRHSGSLTVHHWSLFLLMLIQLVTGLECNILDPEVIVFLGLQLPRSI; translated from the exons ATGggaaaaccgtggaaatgtggggattgtggaaagggattcagatccccatctgagctggaaacacatcgacgcagtcacactggggagaggccattcacctgctatcagtgtgggaagagatttactAATTCATCAGACCTgctcacacaccagcgagttcacactggggagaggccattcacctgctctgattgtgggaagaaatTTAGTATTTCATCCAATCGAGTGAGACACCGtcgagttcactctggggagagaccattcacctgctcagtgtgtggaaaaagatgcagagattcatccaccctgctggtacaccagcaagttcacaccaaggagaggctgttcacttgttctgagtgtgggaagggattcactcggttatccagtctgcagagacaccatcgcgttcacactggggagagaccattcacctgctcagagtgtgggaaaggattcagagattcatctgacctgctggcacatcagcgagttcacactggggagaggccgttcatctgctctgtgtgtgggaaaggattcggagattcctccaccctgctgacacaccagcgagttcacactggggagagaccgttcacctgctccaattgtgggaagggattcactcagttagccAACCTGctaagacaccagcaaattcacagcggggacggggagaggcctttcacctgctcagagtgcgAGAAGCGATTCAGTGATTTAcctaccctgctgacacaccagcgagttcacactggggagaagccatttacctgctctgtgtgtgggaagagattcaatcggtcatcGAACCTtctcacacaccagcgagttcacactggggagaagccatttacctgctctgtgtgtgggaagggattcactcagtcatcccatctgctcagacat gcctttgatattcagatcctgaagaACCATGTGACACTGTCAGATCCCGAGACGTTTGGTTTGAATCACCCGTCTGCAGATATTCTGGAAAAGGAGTTTACATTGAATTACTTTGAATACACAAGAcacaaacaa actatacacgtgttgtgtgtgtggacgaagcttcaactgatcatcaacaTGGAGAGACATGATGACACTGACACCACAGAGAAACCGTggatatgtggggactgtgggaaagcattcacttgcccatccaaactggaaacacatcgacgcacccacactggggagagacccttcacctgctccatatgtgggaaggatttcactcagtcatccaacctagcattacatcagcgagttcacactggggagaagccgtttaGCTGCCCTctgtgtgggaaaagattcattCAGTCATACAATCTAGCATTACAtcggcgggttcacactggggagaggccgttcacctgctccgtgtgtgggaagggattcattaatttcTCTAACCTagtggcacaccagcgagttcactccggggagaaaccattcagctgcactgactgtggaatgaGCTTTAGGCTTTCat acctgctgaaacaccagcgagttcacactggggagaggccattcagctgcactgactgtggaaagagcttcagacACTCAGGCAGTCTCACTGtccacca ctggagtttgtttctgctgatgttaatacagctGGTAACTGGGCTGGAGTGTAATATTCTGGATCCAGAGGTGATTGTGTTCCTGGGGCTGCAGTTACCGCGGTCCATctga